A genomic window from Nicotiana sylvestris chromosome 11, ASM39365v2, whole genome shotgun sequence includes:
- the LOC104235887 gene encoding glucosidase 2 subunit beta-like: MEIRAVPLLLLMCYALCLALIDRSESLHSNGFSPQDENYYKGLSSGAIKCKDGSKKFTKDQLNDDFCDCPDGSDEPGTSACPNGKFYCKNAGHIPLSIYSSRVNDRICDCCDGSDEYDGKTKCPNTCWEAGKVAREKLNKKIATYQEGVTLRKKEVEEAKLAIAKEETELSKLKNEKKILKELVEQLKERKEQIEKAEEEERLKREKEEKDQKESEDAKVETTKSEEKTEVQEDAVKNDVHDKIGLLNGSPSDVVERPDEDMDKIEHDDQSHKDEIEQVPEDSQEKDTTENTESLSKEELGRVIGSRWLGKKSEQANEEVDAGTKSNYDSSDEGPTDTHEEEYHGYDSEDDEHKYEDDETEDPVEDLGGEDHDSSSSYKAESDDDSDFSDVTATSNPSWMEKIQRTMKSIFRSVNLFQTPVNISDAAHIRKEYDESSAKLSKVLSRISSLEKKLKQDFGPEKEFYSFYGQCFESKQNKYTYKICPFKEATQVEGYSTTRLGNWDKFEDSYRTLQFSSGDKCWNGPDRSLKVKLRCGLKNELTDVDEPSRCEYMAFLSTPALCIEEKLKELQDKLDMMSKEQPQSHDEL, encoded by the exons ATGAGAATTACTACAAGGGTTTGTCTTCGGGTGCTATAAAATGTAAAGATGGATCAAAGAAATTCACCAAGGATCAGCTCAATGATGATTTTTGTGACTGCCCAGATGGTTCTGATGAGCCAG GGACCTCAGCATGCCCCAATGGAAAATTTTATTGCAAAAATGCAGGACATATTCCTCTTTCAATATACTCGTCAAGGGTGAATGATCGCATTTGTG ATTGCTGTGATGGGAGTGACGAGTATGATGGCAAAACCAAGTGCCCAAATACGTGCTGGGAGGCTGGCAAAGTAGCTAGAGAAAAACTGAATAAAAAGATTGCTACATATCAGGAAGGTGTGACTCTTAGAAAGAAGGAGGTTGAAGAAGCTAAGCTGGCAATTGCGAAAGAGGAAACTGAACTATCCAAGTTGAAAAACGAGAAGAAGATACTTAAAGAGTTGGTTGAGCAGCTTAAGG AGCGCAAGGAACAAATAGAGAAGGCTGAGGAGGAAGAACGgttaaagagagaaaaagaagagaaggatCAAAAGGAATCTGAAGATGCTAAAGTAGAGACAACTAAATCTGAGGAAAAAACTGAAGTTCAAGAAGATGCTGTGAAGAACGACGTCCACGATAAGATTGGCCTACTCAACGGCTCTCCATCT GATGTGGTAGAACGCCCTGACGAAGATATGGACAAAATCGAGCATGATGACCAGTCCCACAAGGATGAAATTGAGCAGGTTCCTGAGGATTCTCAG GAGAAAGATACTACTGAAAATACCGAATCATTGTCAAAAGAAGAGTTAGGTCGTGTTATTGGTTCTCGTTGGCTGGGAAAAAAAAGTGAGCAGGCAAATGAGGAGGTTGATGCTGGAACTAAGAGCAACTATGACAGCAGCGATGAAGGACCGACTGATACTCATGAAGAGGAATACCATGGATATGATTCGGAGGATGATGAGCACAAGTATGAAGATGACGAAACGGAGGACCCAGTTGAAGATCTTGGGGGAGAGGACCACGATTCAAGTTCTTCATACAAGGCTGAGTCTGATGATGATTCTGATTTCTCAG ATGTTACGGCCACAAGTAATCCTTCATGGATGGAGAAGATACAGCGAACAATGAAGAGCATTTTCCGCTCTGTGAATTTGTTCCAAACTCCAGTGAACATTTCTG ATGCTGCCCATATACGCAAGgaatatgatgagtcaagtgCGAAGTTGTCAAAGGTCCTATCAAGGATATCTAGTTTGGAGAAAAAGCTCAAACAGGATTTTG GCCCAGAGAAGGAATTCTATTCATTCTATGGTCAATGCTTCGAGAGCAAACAGAACAA GTACACATACAAGATTTGTCCTTTCAAAGAAGCAACCCAGGTCGAGGGCTACAGTACAACTCGTTTGGG GAATTGGGATAAATTCGAGGATTCCTATAGAACCTTGCAATTCTCAAGCGGGGACAAATGCTGGAATGGGCCAGATAGAAGTTTAAAG GTCAAATTAAGATGTGGCCTGAAAAATGAGTTGACTGATGTAGATGAGCCCAGCCGCTGCGA ATATATGGCATTTTTGTCTACCCCAGCTCTTTGTATCGAAGAAAAGCTGAAG GAGCTCCAAGATAAACTAGATATGATGAGCAAAGAACAACCTCAGAGTCATGATGAACTGTGA